A window of Chitinophaga sp. MM2321 contains these coding sequences:
- a CDS encoding glycosyl hydrolase 2 galactose-binding domain-containing protein has product MEFFRKIKLLGILLILTTPVGLTAGALDNLPDSLRVSKQADKEGRQVILLSGDDWWIHEGTGAGLPEGNGWIPASVPGNIQSDLENQHLLDPITYGDGDPRLTEVCRKDWWYKKKFIAPAGFPGRRNVIVFDGVDYSCEVWLNGQLVGKNAGMFRRFEFDITSVMIPGKENILAVKLDKMPDEILPYLLGADGKNSGAGTDYFFLNGINKTRQVLKDLKAPTNFAWDWGPAIWTLGIWKDVRIETTGASRIVWAQVKSRLTDAYKNATITVNLDVNTIASSGKGQLKLCIRGNGADQQSTADIRLEKGNSTVTGKLRLQDPALWWPNGQGAQPLYHVTAILFGENEEILDSVCTRIGIRELTWGEVEGAPANVPQDATKAPGLSRPNLLYVNGRPIRMIGANLQQPDLLQGNIMKRGPRVLELAHHAGINALRLWGGGVLPEKMFDLADELGLMLIHTFPLANSVPESDDVFVNNLEYTARNVVRQVRNHPSIVEWSGGNEMGWWTGLDHKALNALERSVKEEDGRLFRATNPVQGDRHGGYFYLPSIYNYYNDLTMTEHWGKGPMMRSTEYGAESPANLEVWQRDIPPPDQWPIIPERDAEKRVMIRKNIFHAMGEEWWLGKNVITSLFGEPKNLEAMINAGQFIGAEGIRLASDAFRRRGASLGGMFAWVLNEGWSNGAGSFHIDYDGIPLMNYYFLTDAFRPLAISLKYFSITYHKTKGIDTELWITSDLPEPSGKLSWQYIVRTSNGSVVDKGSGKAVVLPRQSIKIKDIHIAPPANLGPLFVELKLTDATSNVQSERVHILGLAGVGNVFAGLLEDSKTAVPGKAPSIASPAVASNYAYVGNGAKPASASSVSLNGSFTAAFINDGKYGNNSAWLADTLQSYFEIDLGQERIIGRFKIGRDRTFEQTDHPLGGLQIETSTDARKWTEVFTHPGIDDMTVYSPGRTVEILTAPSKARYIRVRTGKGAVDEFEVYAPLPVPPATLPVALIEELPSYIIPVKRTRLEATVTTLAIEEGMERLRVSLKNTGKMTALFSKVAPLLDYRNDLLLDNNFIIVPPGETRSILIKAPVKTGSRLSLSQTGWKISSWNADDVIIQPSGGMLFSFGRVDQMSREFDGYHQGKGIVADGKYAVTISGPRPDPALIPWIVTKQSALKSIIDLPPFATGKSARLYISTADQSTTPAVVSISINNRHFSTAMPGGLGKQDTLPYHLAYPYTAIIEVPEGWLHPGENVIKISTDKGWFTWDACRLVATD; this is encoded by the coding sequence ATGGAATTTTTTCGGAAGATTAAATTGTTAGGAATCCTATTGATATTAACAACGCCTGTCGGTCTGACTGCCGGCGCATTAGATAACCTTCCGGATTCGCTTCGAGTATCCAAACAAGCGGATAAGGAAGGTAGACAAGTGATACTGCTCAGTGGAGATGACTGGTGGATTCATGAAGGAACAGGTGCCGGCTTACCGGAAGGCAACGGCTGGATACCTGCTTCTGTTCCAGGCAATATCCAGTCTGACCTTGAAAACCAGCATCTTCTTGACCCGATTACTTATGGAGATGGAGATCCTCGGCTGACAGAGGTTTGCAGAAAGGATTGGTGGTATAAGAAAAAATTTATAGCCCCGGCCGGTTTTCCCGGCAGAAGAAACGTAATTGTATTTGATGGGGTTGATTACAGTTGTGAGGTGTGGCTGAATGGCCAATTAGTAGGTAAGAACGCAGGCATGTTCAGGCGGTTTGAATTCGATATTACATCGGTCATGATACCTGGTAAAGAAAATATACTGGCGGTAAAGCTGGATAAAATGCCTGATGAAATACTTCCCTACCTCCTGGGCGCAGATGGAAAGAACAGTGGAGCGGGAACTGATTATTTTTTTCTGAATGGCATAAATAAAACCCGTCAGGTACTAAAGGATCTCAAAGCACCCACCAATTTCGCCTGGGACTGGGGCCCTGCCATCTGGACGCTGGGGATATGGAAAGATGTGCGCATCGAAACAACCGGCGCCTCCAGGATAGTATGGGCGCAGGTAAAATCCCGGTTGACGGATGCGTATAAAAATGCAACCATTACCGTTAATCTTGATGTAAATACGATAGCCAGTTCCGGTAAGGGACAACTGAAACTATGCATCAGGGGGAATGGCGCCGATCAGCAAAGCACTGCTGACATCCGCCTGGAGAAAGGAAATAGCACGGTAACGGGAAAGCTGCGGCTGCAGGACCCCGCTTTATGGTGGCCCAATGGCCAGGGCGCGCAACCTTTGTACCACGTAACAGCTATATTGTTTGGGGAAAACGAGGAAATACTGGATTCCGTTTGCACCCGTATCGGTATCCGTGAATTAACGTGGGGTGAGGTGGAAGGTGCGCCTGCAAACGTGCCGCAGGATGCCACTAAGGCGCCGGGGCTTAGCAGGCCGAATTTATTGTATGTGAATGGAAGGCCCATCAGGATGATAGGCGCTAACCTACAGCAGCCTGATCTGTTGCAGGGTAATATTATGAAGAGAGGCCCCCGGGTGCTTGAGTTGGCGCATCATGCCGGTATCAATGCATTAAGGTTATGGGGTGGCGGTGTTTTGCCGGAAAAGATGTTTGATCTGGCAGATGAGCTGGGCCTGATGTTGATACATACATTTCCGCTGGCGAATTCGGTGCCTGAGTCAGACGATGTTTTTGTAAATAACCTCGAGTATACTGCCCGTAATGTTGTCCGGCAGGTAAGAAATCATCCCAGCATCGTTGAATGGTCTGGCGGCAATGAAATGGGCTGGTGGACAGGACTTGATCATAAAGCATTGAATGCCCTGGAACGGTCCGTAAAGGAAGAAGACGGCCGGTTGTTCCGTGCTACAAATCCGGTGCAGGGCGACCGGCACGGCGGATACTTTTATCTGCCATCCATCTACAATTATTACAATGATCTGACTATGACGGAACATTGGGGAAAAGGCCCCATGATGCGGTCTACAGAATATGGTGCAGAAAGCCCTGCAAACCTGGAAGTATGGCAACGCGATATTCCTCCTCCCGATCAATGGCCGATTATTCCGGAACGTGATGCAGAAAAGCGGGTAATGATCCGGAAAAATATATTCCATGCAATGGGCGAAGAGTGGTGGCTGGGGAAAAACGTGATCACTTCCTTATTCGGGGAACCAAAAAACCTGGAGGCAATGATCAATGCAGGACAATTTATCGGGGCCGAAGGTATTCGCTTGGCTTCAGATGCATTTCGCCGGCGGGGCGCTTCACTTGGTGGGATGTTTGCATGGGTACTCAATGAAGGCTGGTCAAACGGAGCCGGTTCCTTTCATATTGATTACGACGGGATACCTTTAATGAACTACTATTTTCTTACAGATGCATTCCGTCCGCTTGCCATATCATTGAAATACTTTTCCATTACTTACCACAAAACAAAAGGTATTGATACGGAACTCTGGATTACGAGTGATCTTCCGGAGCCGTCAGGAAAATTATCCTGGCAGTATATCGTGCGTACCAGCAATGGTAGTGTGGTAGATAAAGGGAGTGGCAAGGCCGTTGTATTGCCGCGACAATCAATCAAAATCAAAGATATTCATATAGCACCTCCTGCCAACCTCGGTCCGCTGTTTGTAGAGTTGAAATTAACCGATGCTACATCGAATGTGCAAAGTGAGCGGGTACATATTTTGGGGCTGGCTGGCGTGGGCAACGTTTTTGCAGGGTTGTTGGAAGATAGCAAAACAGCAGTACCAGGCAAGGCGCCCAGCATCGCAAGCCCCGCTGTTGCCAGTAATTATGCGTATGTCGGAAACGGAGCAAAACCTGCCAGTGCTTCTTCTGTTAGCCTTAACGGATCATTTACGGCTGCTTTCATTAATGATGGAAAATACGGTAATAACAGTGCATGGCTGGCAGATACCCTGCAATCATATTTTGAAATAGATTTAGGGCAGGAGCGCATCATAGGTAGGTTTAAGATTGGCCGTGACCGTACCTTTGAGCAGACTGACCATCCGCTTGGCGGATTGCAGATAGAAACCTCCACAGATGCCAGGAAATGGACCGAGGTGTTTACACATCCAGGGATAGACGATATGACTGTTTATTCGCCGGGCCGTACAGTAGAAATATTAACGGCGCCTTCAAAAGCCCGTTATATAAGAGTAAGAACGGGAAAAGGTGCAGTGGATGAATTTGAAGTATACGCGCCTTTGCCTGTACCTCCGGCAACATTACCTGTTGCCCTCATAGAGGAATTACCGTCCTATATTATACCTGTGAAAAGAACCCGGCTGGAAGCCACAGTTACCACCTTAGCTATAGAAGAAGGAATGGAAAGGCTCCGGGTTTCCCTGAAGAACACCGGAAAAATGACAGCGTTATTTAGTAAGGTAGCGCCTTTGCTGGATTATAGAAATGACCTGCTGCTTGACAATAATTTTATTATTGTTCCTCCCGGAGAAACGAGGAGCATTCTTATAAAAGCACCTGTAAAAACCGGGAGCCGGCTATCTTTATCGCAAACGGGGTGGAAAATATCCAGTTGGAATGCGGATGATGTAATTATCCAGCCTTCTGGAGGGATGCTTTTTTCATTCGGCAGAGTGGATCAGATGAGCAGAGAATTTGACGGATATCATCAGGGAAAAGGCATCGTAGCCGACGGAAAATATGCAGTGACCATATCAGGCCCGCGCCCAGATCCGGCACTGATACCGTGGATCGTAACAAAGCAGTCGGCCTTGAAAAGCATTATAGACCTGCCGCCGTTTGCCACCGGCAAAAGCGCACGTTTATACATCAGTACTGCTGATCAATCTACCACACCGGCGGTTGTTTCAATATCCATAAACAATAGACATTTTTCAACTGCAATGCCTGGCGGACTTGGGAAACAGGATACACTACCTTATCACCTGGCCTATCCTTATACTGCTATTATTGAGGTGCCGGAAGGATGGCTGCATCCTGGTGAAAATGTAATAAAGATCAGCACAGACAAGGGCTGGTTTACATGGGATGCATGCAGGTTAGTGGCAACAGATTAA
- a CDS encoding NPCBM/NEW2 domain-containing protein, with translation MKAYILCLRLILIPFLLPVIGAAQKTVKTFPLSSLDLSKMKQTYGVPRVYHRGDEKQMTIAKKTFGYGVGTRIKSALWIDLARGADRFIADVGVDDDTTNIVFFTKQNFKVIGDGKKLWESGPMDLGDPSKHIDIDIRGIDTLVLTVVNAGDLSSYVQMDWAEPRFMISGKDPVAISAPEDKAVILTPKPRPVAQINGPKVYGCRPGSPFLYRIPATGTRPIRFSAKRLPAGLTLDDQTGIITGTLKKRGDYKVVLKAQNAAGTDTRAFTISCGDKLALTPPMGWNDWYTHFDNITDQKMRKAADLMEQNGMADVGYQYVNIDDCWMNATAVRHPGRVGPLRNAAGDIQPNSYFPDMKGMTDYIHAKGLKAGIYSSPGPTTCGGYGASAGHEEQDARQFANWGFDFLKYDWCSYSEVIGPGPYTSEQMQKPFRDMGKYLKEQQRDIIFNLCQYGMDSVWRWGAEAGHSWRTGADLGLDIDIFYDVAIKNALEYGSWSKPGGWNDPDYLQIGFLSNAPCKLSPTEQYSFMSLWCLLPSPLFYSGDMEKLDDFTLNILCNPEVIEVNQDRLGKPGIISGIDSTKETFVMVKELEDGSKAVGLCNQGLFPTEVTYKWAGDKKSKRQAVRDLWRQQDKGIFQNEFTTTVPARGVALIKVSNQQAQLICCH, from the coding sequence ATGAAAGCATATATTTTGTGCCTAAGATTAATCCTTATTCCTTTTCTCTTGCCGGTAATAGGTGCTGCGCAAAAAACAGTCAAAACATTTCCGCTGTCTTCCCTGGATCTCAGCAAAATGAAACAAACCTACGGAGTCCCCAGGGTATACCACCGGGGAGATGAAAAGCAAATGACTATCGCCAAAAAAACTTTTGGATATGGCGTTGGTACGCGGATCAAGAGCGCCTTATGGATTGACCTGGCACGTGGTGCAGACAGGTTTATAGCTGATGTAGGCGTAGATGATGATACCACCAATATTGTTTTTTTTACCAAACAAAATTTTAAGGTTATCGGAGATGGTAAAAAATTGTGGGAATCAGGTCCGATGGATTTGGGCGACCCTTCAAAACATATCGATATTGATATCAGGGGAATTGATACGCTGGTGCTTACGGTTGTAAACGCCGGAGACCTGAGCAGCTATGTGCAGATGGATTGGGCAGAACCACGGTTTATGATTAGCGGGAAAGATCCAGTAGCCATATCCGCACCGGAAGATAAAGCAGTAATACTGACCCCTAAACCCCGTCCGGTTGCACAAATCAACGGTCCTAAAGTATATGGATGCAGACCAGGCAGCCCGTTTCTTTACCGTATACCTGCTACGGGTACCAGGCCGATCAGGTTTTCTGCAAAAAGGCTACCTGCGGGACTTACACTGGACGACCAAACCGGTATCATCACCGGCACATTAAAAAAGCGCGGCGATTACAAAGTAGTGCTGAAAGCTCAAAATGCAGCCGGTACTGATACCCGTGCATTTACTATTTCCTGTGGAGATAAACTGGCCCTTACACCACCAATGGGATGGAACGACTGGTATACACATTTTGATAATATAACGGATCAGAAAATGCGTAAGGCCGCAGACTTAATGGAACAGAATGGTATGGCTGATGTTGGATACCAATATGTAAACATCGATGATTGCTGGATGAATGCCACCGCAGTGCGGCATCCCGGACGGGTAGGTCCATTGCGGAATGCAGCGGGTGATATTCAACCAAATTCCTATTTTCCTGACATGAAGGGGATGACAGATTATATTCACGCTAAAGGATTAAAAGCCGGTATCTACTCCTCTCCCGGCCCCACTACCTGCGGCGGATACGGTGCCAGCGCAGGTCATGAAGAACAGGATGCCAGACAGTTTGCCAACTGGGGGTTTGATTTTTTAAAATATGACTGGTGTTCCTACAGCGAGGTAATCGGACCCGGACCTTACACCTCTGAACAAATGCAAAAACCTTTCCGCGACATGGGGAAATATTTGAAAGAACAACAACGGGATATTATCTTCAATCTTTGTCAGTATGGTATGGATAGTGTATGGCGCTGGGGGGCAGAAGCAGGCCACTCGTGGCGCACCGGAGCTGATCTTGGTCTGGACATCGATATCTTTTACGATGTGGCCATTAAAAATGCGCTGGAATATGGCAGCTGGTCAAAACCAGGCGGATGGAATGATCCGGATTATTTGCAGATTGGATTTCTGAGCAATGCACCTTGCAAACTATCTCCTACGGAACAATATTCTTTTATGTCACTATGGTGCTTATTACCTTCTCCGTTATTTTATAGTGGAGATATGGAAAAGCTGGATGACTTTACACTCAATATACTTTGCAACCCAGAAGTAATTGAGGTGAACCAGGACAGGCTGGGAAAACCAGGAATAATAAGCGGTATCGATTCCACAAAAGAAACTTTTGTTATGGTAAAGGAATTGGAAGATGGCAGCAAGGCGGTGGGATTATGTAACCAGGGACTTTTCCCCACGGAGGTAACCTACAAATGGGCAGGTGATAAGAAAAGTAAACGCCAGGCAGTACGTGATCTTTGGCGGCAGCAAGACAAGGGCATTTTCCAAAACGAATTTACTACCACTGTACCTGCCAGGGGAGTAGCACTGATAAAGGTTTCAAATCAGCAGGCGCAGTTAATCTGTTGCCACTAA
- a CDS encoding SGNH/GDSL hydrolase family protein, whose translation MKKNNENNRRSFIKSLSVSACLLSGIPATLAAVPEEKALPGVPLKKDDIILFQGDSITDWHRKTDITTSNDSEGMGSGYALLTAAALLDKHPEKNLQIFNRGISGNGIKNLAARWDNDCLSLKPNVLSILIGVNDFSMKLRDSHSGNATTFREAYQQLLDRTMAALPEVKLIIAEPFAIKGLFHVNDSWFPAFDEYRHVAKELAEKYNAAFIPLQHIFEKAQQKAPASYWSGDGIHTTLAGAKLMANAWQEVFKPARKH comes from the coding sequence ATGAAAAAAAATAATGAAAACAACAGGCGATCTTTTATTAAATCTTTATCGGTAAGCGCCTGCTTATTGAGTGGCATTCCCGCTACTTTAGCTGCTGTTCCGGAAGAAAAAGCATTGCCTGGAGTTCCTTTAAAAAAGGATGATATCATTCTTTTCCAGGGCGATTCCATAACAGACTGGCATAGAAAAACAGATATAACGACCAGTAATGATTCTGAAGGGATGGGTTCCGGCTATGCGCTCCTTACTGCGGCAGCATTACTGGATAAGCATCCAGAAAAAAATCTGCAAATATTCAATAGAGGTATCAGCGGAAATGGCATAAAGAATTTAGCTGCCCGATGGGACAATGATTGTCTTTCGCTGAAACCCAACGTGCTTAGCATACTGATAGGGGTTAATGATTTCTCCATGAAATTGCGTGACAGCCATTCCGGAAATGCCACCACATTCAGGGAAGCTTATCAACAGCTGCTGGACAGGACGATGGCTGCACTACCGGAAGTAAAACTGATCATTGCAGAACCCTTTGCAATAAAGGGACTTTTTCATGTAAATGATTCCTGGTTTCCGGCATTTGATGAATACCGGCATGTAGCAAAGGAATTAGCAGAGAAATATAACGCCGCATTCATTCCTTTACAGCACATTTTCGAAAAGGCCCAACAAAAAGCCCCGGCATCTTACTGGAGTGGCGATGGTATTCATACCACATTGGCGGGCGCGAAACTCATGGCCAACGCATGGCAGGAAGTTTTTAAACCTGCCCGGAAGCATTAA